The Verrucomicrobium spinosum DSM 4136 = JCM 18804 genome includes a region encoding these proteins:
- a CDS encoding phage portal protein, producing the protein MRAISAPDLTLSAMQGSFQGAEFSRDRGYIYLPTLDTKKEVDEWSRLELLKRSRFIYNSGGGLIHRAVNGVARMVVGTGLMPYPLVKNKEWSRRVRMLYSSRCGSANTFHLGKRFNTGQAQRAIIRCKIKDGDGAAVLARDEETNRLRIALYESNQIGNGRKHEPNKRWHDGVLLDQHTAAQAFRFLGTNDRNQETTVDVPAENVLFFANYERINQVRGLTRFYPVLNKVLDRGEIMAALTKGIKVASHIAYVIEEAAQQTSNVAGAGGALAPRPQKFIETNDGKKISLEQFLMGGEAWGLKPGQTFKMVQSTNPSQNVREHLNDLVRDVALALDYFPEILWNIIGLGGANMRFVQADTQSKIEEEQEDLVDQFLGPHYIAWLRDMIEHGEIEDIEGWENHAWLAPARLTVDFGRDGKLHIEQYKRGMITMKSLYGFRGEEWQIEIDQYLDERLYIKEGVEARKLTWEEAYPEQRQQTIEPAKDEEEEEDKIPEVTP; encoded by the coding sequence TATCTACCTTCCCACTCTCGATACAAAAAAGGAAGTCGATGAGTGGAGCCGACTTGAGCTGCTCAAGCGGAGTCGCTTCATCTACAACTCCGGGGGTGGGTTGATTCATCGGGCCGTCAATGGTGTCGCTCGAATGGTGGTTGGCACTGGACTGATGCCTTACCCGCTGGTGAAAAACAAGGAGTGGAGTCGGCGCGTCCGGATGCTCTACTCAAGCCGTTGCGGATCGGCCAATACCTTCCACCTCGGCAAGCGCTTCAACACTGGTCAGGCTCAGCGAGCTATCATTCGCTGCAAGATCAAAGATGGTGACGGGGCTGCGGTGTTGGCTCGGGACGAGGAAACGAATCGCCTGCGTATCGCGCTCTACGAATCCAACCAAATCGGAAACGGTCGGAAGCATGAACCAAACAAGCGTTGGCATGACGGTGTGTTGCTTGATCAACACACGGCAGCGCAAGCCTTCCGATTCTTGGGCACGAATGACCGGAATCAGGAAACGACTGTTGATGTCCCGGCAGAGAACGTCCTGTTCTTTGCGAATTACGAGCGCATCAATCAGGTGCGCGGGCTCACTCGATTCTATCCAGTGCTTAACAAGGTGCTGGATCGTGGTGAGATCATGGCGGCTCTGACAAAGGGCATCAAGGTCGCGAGCCATATCGCCTACGTTATTGAGGAAGCGGCTCAGCAAACGAGCAATGTTGCTGGAGCTGGGGGGGCTTTGGCTCCTCGTCCTCAAAAGTTCATCGAAACGAATGACGGGAAAAAGATCTCTCTTGAGCAGTTCCTCATGGGCGGGGAAGCGTGGGGCCTAAAGCCCGGGCAGACCTTCAAAATGGTTCAGTCCACGAATCCTAGCCAGAACGTCAGGGAGCACCTGAATGACCTGGTTAGAGACGTGGCTCTCGCGCTCGATTATTTCCCTGAAATCCTCTGGAACATCATTGGCCTCGGTGGCGCGAATATGCGCTTCGTGCAGGCGGACACTCAGAGCAAGATCGAGGAAGAGCAGGAGGACTTGGTTGATCAGTTCCTCGGGCCTCACTACATCGCCTGGTTGCGCGACATGATCGAGCACGGTGAGATTGAGGATATTGAGGGGTGGGAAAATCACGCGTGGCTCGCGCCCGCTCGCTTGACCGTCGACTTTGGTCGGGACGGAAAGCTTCACATCGAGCAATACAAGCGGGGCATGATCACCATGAAATCCCTCTACGGGTTTCGCGGTGAAGAGTGGCAGATCGAGATTGATCAGTATCTCGACGAACGGCTCTACATCAAAGAGGGAGTCGAGGCCCGCAAGCTCACGTGGGAGGAAGCTTATCCAGAGCAGCGGCAGCAAACCATTGAGCCTGCCAAAGATGAGGAAGAGGAAGAAGACAAGATCCCTGAGGTAACACCATGA
- a CDS encoding S49 family peptidase, which produces MNFSHLLRAMYFEPLSVEPSVFQAMHATIWPRIVGGHSLENLELQAAGSGQNSKVYRNPYSSRRATQLFPSVDRMSGQVVNDEFFYRLEGKSNVAVIPIYGVLAKNAGLLQQVCMGFCDINPIAHAVNQAAKAKDVSTIVLDIASPGGQVKGIRETASAVRAAAKTRGKTVYAFSDENMASSAYYLGSQANEIYVTPSATVGSIGTYLAWLDPTMKLAMEGLKLEFFGAGQHKGMGLPGKPLSEGDRVLLQATVDEFNGWFTSAVQGARPKVVNATMQGQSFSGERAVGVRLADGICDTWDEFIDLL; this is translated from the coding sequence ATGAATTTCTCCCACCTTTTACGTGCAATGTACTTCGAGCCGCTCAGCGTTGAGCCCTCGGTTTTTCAGGCTATGCATGCAACTATTTGGCCGCGCATCGTTGGCGGTCATAGCTTGGAAAACCTTGAGTTGCAAGCTGCCGGCTCTGGACAGAATTCGAAGGTCTATCGAAATCCGTACTCTTCACGGCGTGCCACTCAGCTCTTTCCCTCGGTGGACCGGATGTCGGGGCAGGTGGTCAATGATGAGTTCTTTTATCGCCTCGAAGGTAAATCGAATGTGGCGGTCATCCCGATCTATGGAGTCTTGGCGAAGAATGCAGGCCTCCTTCAGCAAGTCTGCATGGGTTTCTGTGACATCAATCCAATCGCTCACGCGGTCAATCAGGCGGCGAAAGCAAAGGATGTCTCGACCATTGTGCTCGATATTGCCAGCCCTGGCGGTCAGGTGAAGGGTATTCGTGAAACCGCCTCAGCGGTGAGGGCTGCGGCGAAGACTCGTGGCAAAACGGTCTATGCCTTTTCAGATGAGAATATGGCAAGCTCTGCCTACTACCTTGGTAGTCAGGCGAATGAAATCTACGTCACGCCATCTGCCACCGTGGGGAGTATAGGAACTTACCTCGCGTGGCTCGATCCCACGATGAAGCTCGCCATGGAAGGCTTGAAGCTTGAGTTCTTCGGGGCGGGGCAGCACAAGGGAATGGGGCTGCCTGGAAAGCCTTTGAGCGAAGGTGACCGCGTCTTGCTTCAGGCCACCGTGGATGAGTTCAATGGATGGTTTACCTCCGCCGTACAAGGGGCGCGTCCGAAAGTGGTGAATGCCACTATGCAGGGGCAATCCTTCAGTGGTGAGCGGGCGGTGGGGGTTCGACTCGCTGACGGCATCTGTGATACGTGGGACGAATTCATCGATCTGCTCTGA
- a CDS encoding major capsid protein, with protein sequence MPQGRITIVDAMQPHLVLGNIVEENVAQTPELGVIPVRVLESGIRYNTLAMVELPTTGFRKLGEGMPASKGRYEPREHKCFLFGGRVEVERAAAAADAGGMSAIEARATRGVMLSALATLGPQIFYGTDRGADGFQGLKAFTPFGGAYTKNATGTTASTATSVFGVKLGEDYAELIAGQGNVFDLGEFRDQDILGTNNKPLPGRVADLEGWIGLQLNHKASAVRVCNITADVGKGCTDKLLGDALDLLPVGAEPDYWFMNKRSRNQLRLSRSTPENVYPDMPTESNGIPIICTDSILNTDAIEV encoded by the coding sequence ATGCCTCAAGGTCGAATCACCATTGTTGATGCGATGCAGCCCCATCTTGTGTTGGGCAACATCGTTGAAGAGAACGTCGCTCAGACGCCTGAACTGGGGGTGATCCCGGTTCGTGTGCTCGAAAGTGGCATCAGGTACAACACTCTCGCCATGGTCGAGTTGCCAACCACGGGCTTTCGTAAGCTTGGCGAGGGCATGCCTGCCAGCAAGGGGCGCTATGAGCCGCGTGAGCACAAGTGTTTCCTTTTCGGCGGACGCGTCGAGGTGGAGAGGGCTGCTGCTGCTGCTGACGCTGGCGGGATGTCCGCCATTGAGGCGCGTGCAACCCGGGGTGTTATGCTCTCGGCCCTGGCGACGCTTGGGCCTCAGATCTTCTACGGCACTGATCGCGGTGCCGATGGCTTTCAGGGTCTCAAGGCCTTCACTCCTTTCGGTGGTGCGTATACCAAAAACGCCACGGGTACGACTGCCTCAACGGCTACGTCAGTGTTTGGCGTGAAGCTTGGCGAGGATTACGCTGAGTTGATCGCGGGTCAGGGCAATGTCTTCGACCTCGGTGAGTTCCGTGATCAGGACATCCTGGGGACGAACAACAAGCCGCTCCCCGGTCGGGTCGCTGATCTTGAGGGCTGGATCGGTCTTCAGCTCAATCACAAGGCCAGTGCCGTTCGAGTGTGCAACATCACTGCCGACGTGGGCAAGGGTTGCACGGACAAGTTGCTCGGTGACGCACTGGACTTGCTGCCTGTGGGTGCGGAGCCTGATTACTGGTTCATGAATAAGCGCTCCCGCAATCAGCTTCGCCTGAGCCGCTCCACTCCGGAGAATGTGTATCCTGACATG